Sequence from the Deltaproteobacteria bacterium genome:
AGATAGTGCAGGATCAGGCCCTGTTCCTGGATAGGAACTTCCTCGTCTGAATCCAGCAGCAGCACGCTGATTTGAGGCAAACGAACCAGAAGGGGCCTTCCGATAAAATCGAAAGAAAACTCTTGCTTGTCCGGGTCATACTCGACCGCGCTCAAACGACTTACCTCTTGAGGCGCCTTTTGTTTTATTTCGGCGGCAGCCAGATTAAAGGCCTTAATATAATCATCTTTTCGCGCCAAAAATATCCTCCCTCTAAAATTTCGAAACGAATCTTTTCTTTCCAGGGGCCCCTCTTTATCTATCTTCTATTTTATGCTAATATATATTCGGGCCTATGTCCATACCCGGACAGGGTTACTATTTTATTCGGGAGCCCTTGCCATGGCCCGGCGACGAATAAAAAAGGGTGAGATAAAACCCGCGCCTGAAAAGATGGACCCAGGGCCGCTGAATTACCATCCTTTCAAGACACTTAAAGGTTATAAAATAGCACCAGAGCCTTCTCGGCCAGAACCCCCTGCCCGCAGAACGCCGGTACAAATGGAAAGTGATTCCAGCCTGTTCTGGTCAGCGGTGGCCGACGTCATCCCCATTAATCGCGATAATGCTAGAATAGTCAGGACTTCCCCGGACGCCCGCCCTCAAAGCCCAGGGCCGCTCGAAACGGAAAATCTGGAGGTGCTGGCTCGGCTCGAGGACCTGGTCAGCGGACGAGCCCAGTTCGATATTGTGGATACCGACGAGTATATAGAAGGTTTTATTAAAGGCATTCATCCCATTATCCTGGAAAAACTGAGAAAAGGCTCCTTTTCGGTCCAGGCCCATCTGGACCTGCATGGCCTTACCGTTCGTGAGGCGGAAGAGGCGGTCAAGGATTTCATTGATGAAGCCGTCAGCCTGAACTACCGCTGTGTGCTGCTCATACACGGCCGGGGAATGAACTCCAAAAACCACATCCCGATTCTCAAAAAAAGACTCCAGTCTCTCCTCCTCAAAGGCCCGGTCAGGAAAAGAATCCTCGCTTTCACTTCTGCTCGTCCTCACGATGGAGGCGCTGGGGCCAGTTACGTCCTTTTGCACGCCCGGAACTGATTTTAATTCCACAGCTCAATGCTGGTTTCTGCCTTTGGCCGCCCCTTATCTTATCACGGCTTGAAACATCTATATCCTTTGAACATTTCCCGAACCCATACTTGCATAAAGACGCTTTTCATTATAAGTTCAACCTGAACCGGTGATCTGAAGGAGGCGATCGTGGGAACAGAAAGGAGATTTGGCCTGATCGGTGGTGGGAACATGGGTGAAGCCCTGATCAAAGGGCTGATTCAAAGCGGGCAGGCTCGGCCTGAAGACATCATTGTCTCCGATCCCCTGGCCGCGCGCAGGAGTTACTTGCAAGAAGAGTATCAGGTGGCGGCAAAGGATGATAACAAGAGCCTGGTAAAAGAGGCGGCTATTATCATCCTGGCGGTTAAACCTCAGGTTCTGGATGAGGTCCTGAACGAGATCCAGTCCGTGGTGGAACCGAGGCACCTTATTATTTCCATCGCCGCGGGGGTGAGCCTGCCTCGTATCGAGTCGGCCCTTCCGTCTGGAACACCGACGATCAGGGCCATGCCGAACACCCCGGCCCTGGCCCTGGCCGGAGCCACAGCCATAGCCCCTGGAAAACATGCTTCCGAAAAACACCTGGCCATGGCGCGCATCCTGTTTGAAGCCGTGGGTCTTGTGGTGGAGGTCGCGGAAAAAAACATGGACGCCGTGACTGCCTTGTCAGGCAGCGGTCCGGCCTATATCTTCATCATCTTAGAGGCCTTGGCTGACGCCGGAGTCCTCGAGGGCCTGCCTCGCGACCAGGCGCTTCTCCTGGCCGCGCAGACCATTCTTGGCTCGGCTAAATTAGTACTGGAGTCTGGATTCCACCCGGCCCAGCTTAAAGACAGGGTCACCTCGCCCGGTGGAACGACCATCAGCGGGCTCATGGTTCTGGAAAAGGGCGGCTTAAGAGGCTTGATCATGGAAGCGGTCAGGACCGCTGCCAGGCGTTCGGCCGAACTGGGGAAGTAGAAGGCACCACCCGTCGTCAGGCTGGCAGATCGAAAAAATTGGTATCCATCTTAAAATTAATATATAATGTTATTTATTGAAATTACGATTTATAAAATTTTGACCCCCATTTAAGGAGGCCATTTTATGAAGAAACTAAGGATTTGGGGACCGCTGGTGGCGGCCTTAGCGGTGGTAATCCTTCTTCTGGTTTGGTTTTTCGACAATAAAGGAGAGGCATCCAGGCAGACTTACAAAATCGCAACCGTAACCAAAGGGAAGGTCCTGGCTACGGTCTCATCCACCGGTACTGTCAAACCCCTTAACACGGTTAAGGTTGGGAGCCAGGTTTCGGGAAACGTGAAGGAAATCCATGCGGATTTCAATTCAAAAGTGGAAAAGGACCAGGTCATCGCCCGCATAGACCCTGCTATATACGCCGCGCAGGTGGAACAGGCCAAGGCGCAGCTCCTAAAAACCCAAACCCAGCGCATGGAAAAACGAAAGGACATCGAAGCGGCCAGGGCCGGGGTTACAAGCGCCAAAGCCAACATCAATTCAGCCCGGGCCACCCTGAAGCAGTGCAAGCTCCAGTATGAACGCCTGGGCGCTCTGGTAGACAAAAAAACAGTGGCCAAGTCCGAGTTTGACGCAATCTTAGCCAAACGGGACAACGCCCTGTGGGCCCTGGAAGTGGCTGAAGCCAAGCTGCAAACGGCTCATGCCCAGCTGGCAAGGATGATCGCCCAGGAAAAAGGCGTGCGAGCCCTCATCGCGGAAAGAGAAGCGGCTCTCAAGCTTACTACTATCAGGCTGAATTACTGCACCATCAGATCCCCCATCAAAGGAGTGGTAACATACCGGTCTGTGGATGTGGGGCAGACCGTGGCAGCCTCGCTCCAATCACCGATCCTTTTTCATATTGCTGAAGATTTGACCAGGATGCAGGTTGAGGTGGATGTCAGTGAGGCGGACGTCGGCCTGATCAAAGCAGATCAGAAGGTCGAATTCACGGTGGACGCCTATCCGGAAAAAAAATTCAAGGCCACGGTTCGCCAGATTAGAAATTTCGCGACCAACATTCAAAACGTGGTTACTTATAAAGTGGTAGCGGACGTGAATAACGATGCCCTCCTCCTCCGGCCCGGCATGACCGCCAATGTAACCATCATCGTGGCCGAAAAGAAAGATATCCTCAGGCTGCCCAACGCCGCGCTCAGATTTCGCCCCCTGGGAGATATTAAAGAAGCCAAACAGAAAAAGGAGCCTCCAGTCACAGAACGTCCCTTTTTCAAAAAAACCGTTGAAGGACTGGAAATGGATTCCCAGCAGGCTAAGGCTTTTGAGGAGATTTTCAAGGAAGCCAGCGTCAAACTCAAGGCAGGCCTGGCAGAAACCACGGAAAAGGATGACAAGAGGCAGGCCTGGATCACCTTCTTTAGCCAGATTAACACCAAACTCGAAGGGATTCTCCGGGAAGATCAGGTCAAGAAACTAAGGGCCTATAGTAAATACATGGCCAGGATGCGAAAACGGCAGAAGAAAACCGGACGCCCGGCCCAGGTCTATATCCTCGACAAGGATGGCTTGCCACAGGAAATGAAGGTTATGATCGGGATCACCAATGAAACCGAGACCGAACTGGTCAAGGGGGACCTGAAAGAAGGCGACGGGGTAATCGTCGGCCTTTCCTTAACCGCCATGGAAGGCGGCTCCAAGTCTAACCCGCTCCTGCGTATGTTTGGCCGGGGAAGGTAGTAAGGATGGGTACCCCGATTATACAGCTCCAGAGCGCCACCAAAGTCTATCCCATGGAAGGGGAGACGGTGGAAGCCTTGAAAGAAGTTGATCTCGAGATCAAAACGGGTGACTTTGTGGCGGTCATGGGCCCGTCCGGCTCGGGAAAATCC
This genomic interval carries:
- a CDS encoding Smr/MutS family protein; amino-acid sequence: MARRRIKKGEIKPAPEKMDPGPLNYHPFKTLKGYKIAPEPSRPEPPARRTPVQMESDSSLFWSAVADVIPINRDNARIVRTSPDARPQSPGPLETENLEVLARLEDLVSGRAQFDIVDTDEYIEGFIKGIHPIILEKLRKGSFSVQAHLDLHGLTVREAEEAVKDFIDEAVSLNYRCVLLIHGRGMNSKNHIPILKKRLQSLLLKGPVRKRILAFTSARPHDGGAGASYVLLHARN
- the proC gene encoding pyrroline-5-carboxylate reductase; the protein is MGTERRFGLIGGGNMGEALIKGLIQSGQARPEDIIVSDPLAARRSYLQEEYQVAAKDDNKSLVKEAAIIILAVKPQVLDEVLNEIQSVVEPRHLIISIAAGVSLPRIESALPSGTPTIRAMPNTPALALAGATAIAPGKHASEKHLAMARILFEAVGLVVEVAEKNMDAVTALSGSGPAYIFIILEALADAGVLEGLPRDQALLLAAQTILGSAKLVLESGFHPAQLKDRVTSPGGTTISGLMVLEKGGLRGLIMEAVRTAARRSAELGK
- a CDS encoding efflux RND transporter periplasmic adaptor subunit, with the translated sequence MKKLRIWGPLVAALAVVILLLVWFFDNKGEASRQTYKIATVTKGKVLATVSSTGTVKPLNTVKVGSQVSGNVKEIHADFNSKVEKDQVIARIDPAIYAAQVEQAKAQLLKTQTQRMEKRKDIEAARAGVTSAKANINSARATLKQCKLQYERLGALVDKKTVAKSEFDAILAKRDNALWALEVAEAKLQTAHAQLARMIAQEKGVRALIAEREAALKLTTIRLNYCTIRSPIKGVVTYRSVDVGQTVAASLQSPILFHIAEDLTRMQVEVDVSEADVGLIKADQKVEFTVDAYPEKKFKATVRQIRNFATNIQNVVTYKVVADVNNDALLLRPGMTANVTIIVAEKKDILRLPNAALRFRPLGDIKEAKQKKEPPVTERPFFKKTVEGLEMDSQQAKAFEEIFKEASVKLKAGLAETTEKDDKRQAWITFFSQINTKLEGILREDQVKKLRAYSKYMARMRKRQKKTGRPAQVYILDKDGLPQEMKVMIGITNETETELVKGDLKEGDGVIVGLSLTAMEGGSKSNPLLRMFGRGR